The stretch of DNA tattttcatgtcatattatatatattaaagtaacTAAATATTGAAGCATTTTACTTggcaattaatttttatattgataaaGGTCGGGACGGAGGCTATATGGTGGGGGTAGGGTAGGTGAAATGCCGTGGGGAAGAGATCATCTCAGGGTTTAAAAGATACTTCTATATTTCTTTTCAGTTTtcgatttttcaacaaaaatatttatttttatctgtctattttttagatttgaatataaaaataatattttaacgtacttattttatgaagaaaaaaaaattataatgaataaacTATActcacataaataaatatatatatatatatattaaataaaacaactaTAAATGGCATAATAATTTGAAACTTCATTAGAAATAACACAAACGCCTTAAACAGTAATgaatatgtttaaattattaaggaCCAGTCTGCTATTGCATTAGTAGGGTAAGAATGAGAGTGACCAAGCTagcattttcattttcatgcgATAAATATAAGTACGTGTAAAGTTATGTTTGACAAGTGAAAcctcattttttattaactattttttgaatatatgataaattttaaaatttttagttgaGTCTTCGATAAATTATTATGGTTTATTAAGTCATTGATATTTTAGAACTTTTGAATTGAGTTTCtgtatttaaatgttttttttttaattttgtgatgtgaaatttattttgtacagTCGTCTTCCTTAAATGTCTTAATATACTATTTTGTTATAAGAAATTATGAAACTATGATGAGAAATATTTAccacatatttattatatttaccggaaattgattttaaatttaattataattataaatttaatatatatatatatatattataaaaatattaaatatataactataaattatgaaatataaaattataaaattacaaaaaaaatcaaaattaaaatttttcaatttgataagtttataatttcataatttgataattttgtaatttgataattttgtaattttatatttttatgattatataattgtatattttataattttataattatgaaattatatatttttaattttgtaatttgttaattttataattttgcatttcataattttgtagttacatattttatatttttgtagtttttattttataattttaattaaatttataaacaattttcattaattacaaTACATATTTGGATAAGATCTTGTTATTATGGACTCtcctaacaaaatattatattgtgtaCCCACAAGAAGGATAACAACATATCACAAAATTAACAGCACCATAATCGGagagactcaattgaaaaattttaaatttttaagactCAATAgatcataataatttattagaaactcagttgaaatataattaagtgatatttttttctatctaCAAAGTATTTGttaagtttcttttatttttttatataaaataatattatatcattttttaaaaactcaCCTACTACGATCAAAGTGATAATGAATGAGTTTGTTTAACTTGAAAATACGTGCTtttaaggaaaatgattttaGTAAAAACGTCAAATTAATGCTTACCATTATAAAacacacttttttaattaaaattaattattagatTGTTTGGATATGAtactttaaaagaaattattctgaaattatagaaaaaaattataaacactaataatataacatatttagttataaagaaagttgttattaaaataattattatatatatttttaaatcatattttaattttgaacatcatcaattaaaaataaattatttgtgttaaaaatagttattatatatttttagaaaaaaattaatatgtttattaGTGAATTTGAAAAGGGATAAAATGAATCATCTAACAAAAAAATAGgaccagagaaaaaaaaaactcaaattagttaaaacttatatatttataaataggctaattaatcaaatatagaattaatgaaaaaaaaaattgcatatcAAACTATTTGGTTTTCACCTTAATTTACTTGtagaaacaaacaacaaaaattaaaatatcaaaattatttcaatGGTAAATAGATAAGAAAAACTAATATTGCATACGTTTTACAGTCGATATCTGATAATATTTCTCACTTCTTTAATTTGTATCTAACATTTACTTGTGTTGGTTCTTGGCATTCTTCAGAATGACTTATATATATCACAATGATCTTTACTACTACATTTTTCCTCTTTACTTTTCTAACATAGTTATGGAGTGCAAAACATGGCCACGTGATAGAGATTTGaattttaagttgaaaaattgtaatttttttcgaTATCCAGTGTCTTTTTTACAAACACTAACTAAgtattaaaaattctcatatacAAGAAATTCTTTCtgcaatttgttaaaaaaaatttgcaagattttttttttttctaagaatcttaatttttagataattaattcataaataactattttctataaaattgtaaaatttataaatatttcctatgtaaaaaatatatataaaatattttgtaaaaagatTGACaacaatttcttacaaatttattttcataacaaaatttataattatattttatggattCTTTTAATAGTGAAAGTTATTTAGTAATACTTATCAAcatagaataaaattaaatattttaatttctcatttGAAATTTGGGATCAACCTAAATGTTAacaatattgatttattttctttaaagaatGTTAATGATTAAGAAGTTATAAATGGATTGTGCCTCACATGCATTacgaaaaaaacaaatatttactatgattttttttcatctttatttaaaatatttagaaattttgttatgaataatgatttataataatttattactaatttctcttacaaaatattttatacataatgTTTTTCGcacaaatttttgtaaaaagtatttgtaaattttataactttgtaaaaaataattactgaAAAAATTATCcgtgaattaaaatttataaaaaaatattttcttatgaaattttgtaacaaatttatgataaaaatttcatataatacGAAAAATTCTAGTTTTACAGAACAAGCAAATTTCTACCAAAATTCTCGTTCTCGTATTCTTTGTATTCTTCGTATCTCTTTTGTTGTCTTTGATTTGGTGCTGTGTAGATTATGGGGAGAAGTGTGTTTGTGGTGTTGTTCAAGTTGCAGGTATGAAAGAATAAGGAAATAAACATTTATTCGATAACAAAGTACTACACTTATTTGAATGCTAAGATAAACACTGTTCGAAAATAATGATCTGTAACTGCAGCCATGCTTGGCATCACATGATATACAGAAGAAGCAAAAACTGCATCAATTTATTACTCACTTCAACAGTTTGAAGAAGACACATGCAGTGAAAGCCAATGCAATAGACTTAACAGAAACAGATGCTGGCATTCTACCCTTATCTTTCCTCAAAAAAATGGCTTCGTAAATGGGAAAATTGATGAACACCAAAACTCCACACACAAGAACTTGCAACGCCATTTTCTCTCCAGAAAAAGCACTTTTGGCAAGGACCAAATCGTTTAAAGTTGAAAGCAAACAGAACAGATTGAGCAATGCAAGTGTTGCCAGAACAGTGAAATAAGGAGAAGAGGTTCCAAACTCCATCATCTCTTTCTCGTAACGCTGTGCAGCACCATCTTCTATGGTCTTTGATGTGACTACAAAGGATGAATTTGAATGTCCGAAGAATCCCAACATGCCATCTACGAAGGCAAAGAAAAAGGCACTTGTTTTCAAGTACAACCACATTCTTACAGCATTCCACCAACCTCGGATTGATCCTCCCATACTCAAGCTTTCAACCAAACTATAGATAGTTTCTCCGACAATGACATATGCGAATGGTATCAACCATGAACTCGACATCTGTTCAAACCACATAcgtcagaaacaaaagaaacttCAAATCTGTGACTTTTTAATGAGAAAATGTTACCTTTGGAAACAAGGGAATGCCCTTAAGGAGATATAGTGAAGGGATGATGGAGTAATATAGTATAGGCAAGGAAATGGTTGAAAAACACATAGTGTACTCATATCCCAATAGTAGGGATAAATTGATCTTTCCATCACCGTACCATGTTGGTCTGAACTCcgacaacaaaatttgtaagtcaCCTTGCGCCCATCTCTTCTGTTGAACAAGTGTATGAAGCAAGTTGGTTGGTGCAACACctaaaaaacactttttttgagGATTGTAACACACTGATTTCCATCCCTGTGAGTGTATCCGAAACCCTGTTATCACATCCTCCACAAGACATCCATATACTTGACCAATCTGCATTAacagaaattatatatatgtcaGTGTACTTAATTATAGTGATTGTAGAAAGTAGAAAAAGAGATGAATAAAAATCACCTTTTTCCCCCACAGAGTATTTTTCTCATAGGTGCAACTTGCTAAAGCCTTTGCTTCTTCTTCTAGTTTTTGCATGTTTACTTCAACCACTTCTTTCTCGCTGTCATCattgcaatttttttcttcttgatcATTAAACTTCTTCCCACAGAGAGCATCTCTTCTGAAAAAGCAACAGGTTCCAATGCACAAAGGGCCACCCAAACCATCTTCGCCATGGAGGTGTATCTTCAAGTGATAGAGATAgtgtgaaattaattaatatatatgatatataacagttgtttttttattcctGAAGTAAAGAAATTACTGCGTATGATGATTCTCGCTGAAATTATGTTCATTCAAAAAAGATCTAACTCACCTgcatagtttctgatagagcATTCCCATATAGATCATTCTTACCAATGTTGTCAAAATATTGTGGCAGTTGCACATAACCAATTCTTTGGCCTTTACGTTCATCCATGAAAAAACATAGAACATCTCTCACTGATTGTGAATTGGTTGAGTACATGTCACAATCCAGAAATAGAATGATTTTTCCTCTGCTGATCGTTGAAGATATTCTTAACTACATTTAGGTCAAAGAAAATTATGTCATATTCAATGCGCAAGGACTGACCCACATGATTCGTAAAAGGTTACTGACCCACATCATTAGGCAAACTGTGCAGATATTGAATATTGACATTTTTATGATAACATATTAtcaagtaattattaaaataatggttGGAAAAACATTATTATTCTATATGATTTGTAAATAATAACGTCATATTACTTGTTTCCTATTTCTTTCATAGTACCAAACAAAGTTTCAACCCTGAGATTCATTGGGTggataaaataagtttttatacCTAACTAGAAGTAGAACTAAGTTTCTATTTGGTTGTTTTaggtaaatatatataattaagttcCTTGCAAATATTTATAACTTGGTAGGTTTTCATAGCATAATTAATTGACTTTAACAAATGAAAGGGTTGCAATTTATACTACCAATGAATTTATAGCTCCAGCTTTGTAGTGGGTGTGATACTGAGGTCTCTTTTCACGAGCCATATACACCAAGGTTGGCAAAATACACCCATCCACATCCTTTGACCCATGCCAGTCGTTTTTATGCAGAAGaatctgaaaaaataaaaacaccaaACATGTATCAAAGTTATTGGACAATCGAAAACATTGTTTTAAAGCTATATGTAATGTAATATGCAATTCTCTCGAACACATAGTTTCAGAAAGTTAATGTACTTGAAGGATAGTGTCGTGATCACGTGAAGATGAATACGAGTCCCACTGCGAAAACCCATTATGCTTTGAGCGTGCTTCACTGGGTACACCCAACTTGGTTGCATCTTCTACTCGCCTTTTCATCTCTTCATACAGTTTCTGCAAATAAAACGCAAGTAGATATCTTTGTGAGAAGGAATATACAGAGTCTTGAAAATTCTTGATGAAAGTACAAAGAGAAGTGACGATGAACAGTTGCATACATGGATGGTTGCCAAGTGTTTGACATAGTTATGATCTTCTGATTTTGTTGATGCAGGATTGTTGAAAAAGGCAGCAGGTGACCTAGGTTCCACCTTAAATATCTTGCAGAATGGGACCCAATGTTTGGCAAAGGAAGAAGCCTCTAAAAGAGCATAAAAGGTTATCTCTGAACCCCCATCATCTGAGAGATACACGCTCAACTTCTGAGGTGGATAGTCATAAGCCATCAAGGATAACACCGTGTTAATCACCAGCAACGGTGGTTCCACCGCTGCATCCGCCGTAAACACAAAGATATCCACTCCCGGCAACCTGCTCTCATATCTGCCAAATTCAAACGCACACACAAACACGTACTCTTTATTATAGTGAGAACTCAACCACAAAATGATGAGTTGTGTTGTGAAGTAAAGGTGGAAAAGACGAACCTTTGAGAAAGTGTGTTGGGAAAGGTTGTTCTGAAGATCATGTTCCAGCGGAGGGCTTGATAAAAGACCCAATAGATGCCAGACCAAAGTTCTGCAAGAAACAAACCAAGCCATGCCCAGTGGGCAGCTTCTCCTTTTGCGGGTATGTGGGTGAGTCTGAATGCCCAGACAAAACATATGGCCACAAACAAAGAGACAGCATAGAGCCTTCGAATGTGTCTTGCTCTGTCTTTCCTAGTCTCGAACAATGAGTGCTGTTCACCACTCCCCATTGCACCTTCTAACTCACTCCTCTGTCTTCTTGTTGTGCATGTGGAGTTGAGTTAATTCTCTTTCTTATATAGCCTCAAACGAGGATCTGTcatgaattattaaaatttcaatctAATCTTCTATGTTCAGtgtattcttaaaataaaaagtttccTCCGATCATTGGTTACGGTGATGTAGATAGGTAACTGATCCATTAACATCACATGTCATTTTGGAATAGTAGGTAACTGATCCATTAACAACCCATGTCATTTTGGAACTTTTTTCTTtacgtaatatatatatatatatatatatatatatatatatatatatatatatatatatatatatatatatatatatatatatatatatatatatatatatatatatgacttatCATTAAGAAAAGAATGAAGTTTGATGATAAAATGCGAAACGGGTTAATTAATTGTCATGTTAATCAACTCATTACACATACTTTTATGAGAATTACTGGTTTTAAGTGAGGGTCCACGATCTTCATTTTGCAGGTATATCATCCTATAGGTCTTGAATTGACGTGAATGAGATTACAAAAGACATTTCAATATCAAATTGAGATACGGGTtagatgttaaaataaaaactaatgcATATATTtcgtaaaatatattttttatactaagaTCGATGGACTTACTTAATTAAACTTTAGTTAGCTAACTTAATTACCcatttatcataataaattatgtaatttcatgttaattttgtttagaataATTAGGTTAAATTGAGTTAGTCGGTCAAGTCGAGTACATGTCGTCCTGTAGGTCTGATATGTATCTGACTGGACCGTATACAAAATGGTTCCTTTAAGTAAATAATCTCTTATAGCTCCTTAAGACGGTGTATCTTAGTAGACAAAAATGAGTAGTCCATTAACTAAAATGAATATGTTCGCTTGATTTTAGAAGACGTGGAGGATGTGTTCATTAATCTTGGATAAGTAATATAAGTTGACAAAAATACATGTTATATGTATAATGTGAagatttaattcaataaaatattatataaggtGTCAAGATGATTTGACATGTAATAGActattttgtatttgaaaaaagttACTTTGACACCATCCTTCTCAAATAACTATCTTTtgatactaatttttttaataaaatattattatttgaataaaatattaatttatacgaGTGTATGGTTTTAAACTACCACCTTAGCTGGGTAGCTATTTACACCCAACCATCGATCTGAATATGACTTTCTATTCCATTTATGGCAAAAACATGGTGCGATTAAGAAAGCAGAAAAACAAAGAGATGGTTGTGTAGTTACAtgtgaagagaaaaaaagggaAGAAGTTAGTGATTTTGAAAAGCTGTGTTGACCGATTGTTATAGTGACGATCGAGAAAGAATGTTTGTGTGGGAATTGGTGAAAAAGGTGAGTGTGGGTGGTAGCATGAAGAAGAGAGACTTAGGTGAATGATTCGCATgacaaaaaattgaataatacataaataaaacttaTCTATGTctaacttttaatataataaaacacaactaatataaaagtaagtttaagatttaaatatgtttttagtaaattttggaattaattcattttaaaattttggaccaatttagtattttatctttcgaaatacgtgaatttagtcattttaatcaaattttattaagtttatttgatgtttcgtacgcattttaggattgtatgagttgtttatactgtttaacatattttttatttaatgttgtcaaatactattatgaaacatgtatgaaatgtcaaataaacttaacaaaatttgattaaaaggattaaatctacatatttcaaaatatgaaggactaaattggtccaaaattttgaaataaattaatttcaagatttactgaaagttaaatgataaaaacatatttaatcctgaGTTTAATATAGAAAATCCTGAATATTTAGAAtttcaattaagtttttaaattaaaagattattattatatcttcGACATTTGTAATCTTTTAATTGGATTCCTAGAATGAATATAGACAGTTTTGAATTTAAGTTAAGACAtttggaaaatgaagaaaaataaactcttTGGTtccataaagaaaaattaaacattagTCCTTTAAAATCAGAAAGGTAAcacatctcatttaatagtcttttataactttttattatttggtGTGAATCAAACAAAATTGTGTAAAAGTATTTAACCTAATAGATCTGTTAAAGTTattatattaacataaatagaacaatattttGTTGCACATGGATGCTATCGCCTCTTCAATACCTTAATTGGATGAATTCATATGAAGAGAGGAATATCACATAAACACTTTACTTTtgtaactataataataataatcaatatataaataaaggaaaaatacaatagaaaaagcttaaatatgttgttaaaaaatttactttttccttttttataaaattcatttataacttttttttaatttaaaatcaacttTAACAAATactactatttaaaaaaattaatttaaatgctattttttattatttatgaaacaGTGAtgttaacattaatatttagtaaatgaaattcttaattataatttttgaaaaaacagtCTATAATCTTATTAATTTTAGATTAGTTATTTGGTGTTTAAAATGAGTTATAGTAgggataaaatattatttgcttaaaaaatttaaagggtgattaatgaaaaaaaatagcaaaattgtgttttaaaacatactaatatttaattcttttaaaaatatactatataATGAGTTACAGTCATCACTAACATATTATGTTGACATTGtctatagtaatatttttaataaatgtaattaaggaattgttacaaaaaaaaaagtgttaaataCTATCGTGAATAAGCCACATAGGAGTCACGGTGAAACTCATTttctgaaaaaagaaaaaaagaagaagaagaaagaagataataaagatatttagaaagacaatttttaatttttttttttggttaatcaataacaataattagaATGTTATTGTGCCTATTcatcacaaattttaataactaaaattcataataatatttcatatacAAATTTTACGTTTACAGTTTTTCCATCAAATTACATAAGGCAggatagaaaaaacaaaactatagGAAAACGGTAATGTTGAATTTTgcattttaaatcaaatatttgaaatcctCAATGGCCAGTACACATGAACTAATAGTGGCTACATATATGTTCAAATAACGCTAAGATAAGTATTGCATATACTTAAAAGTCAAAGTAATAACTAATTACgaattaatgtattattaattgcatatacttaattgaatttttattaaatgttctataagtacattttttttattatttattttttctgtttgcTAAGtcatataaatgatatattatctcatgtcttatttatttatcttaaaaagaaatgtgagattatgattaatattattattaatgtaaaatGACGAGACTATAATATTGTTTCGTTAATGACAAGAAGTCTGATTAATGACTCTGACAAATATATTCCTTAGTTGAATACGtttacaacaaaaaataataataaatgtcaataattaattttatattaattaattatattactttaaCATATGAAGTGTAcgtagataaatataaataaataaaataacaaaacaaaataatatatatataacctaattaacacaaaaattagagtataaattcaattaaaacatattaaattttgaatttactaaGTAGAACTCAAACTTAGCCTTAATTCAGTTGTACAAGAGTCTAGATCCTTTATTGGTTTTGTTTGgtattgttttttattgaacattatattaatattttaaatatctttttaatatattttaaaacgttaaaattaatgataattaatgtattataagacataataaagaaataacacaaataaaaatcaatCCAAATTCGTTGTATAATTGGGTAAgtaaggaaaataattttttgactaaattttgacaactttttatAACTTTAGGTGACATCTCCtaagtgatttttatttttccattttctcattcttaatattttaaaatcacttaaaaaataatacctCATGTgataagaaaaagttgtcaaaatttagcagtgaaaatatcattttcgGGTAATTAATGAACCACACCTTATTCATTGCACTTTGACTCTTTGACACTAGCAAATGAAAGCTCCTAGGTAACATGCTAAAGAAGCCACGACAATGGACTTGAGCATAATCGAGGATGATATGCAGCCTTTATCAGTACGAATGAAAAGTGCTTCATATACCGCTAAATTCATCATCACCACCAATAAACTCACTGTGATCTGCACCATCAATTGGCTCCACCTCAATTCTGCCATTACAACCCTCGTGATTCCTCCAACCACACCAAAAAGGTTCAGCAAAGCCACTGTTGCTAATATGGTCAACATGATTGAGGAGCCTCCAAACTCAATGATTCCTTGCTCGTATCTATTCCGAACATCCTCAGTTACCACTTTATCAGTGATCACAAAGTTTGTCTGTGACAATCCTAGTTGCTTCCTCATGGTGTCGATGAAACCAAAGAGATAAGAGGTGACTCTGTGGATGAACTTTATCCTCTGCAAATTCCACCACCCCTTTATCGTGGATCCACAACTCAAATACTCACACAAGCTATAGCCATAGGTAGCAAGAAATGCATACGCAAATGGAATGACCCAGATGCTTGAAAGCTGCAAAAACGCGAAGGAGAGCAAATGAGTGCAAcaaaatcaaagaaagaaacaaaatttatattccaACGACGAGACGACAACCTTTGGGAACAACGGAATGCCATGAAACAAGGAAATGGGAAGAACAATGGCATAACAAAGAGTGGGCAAGGACATAGGAGCCCACAAGAGGTAATTGCAATATCCCATTTGAACACCCAAGTGTATCTTCCCATGCCCATAAATGAAAGGGCAATACTTGGAGAAGAAAACTTGGAACATGCCTTCCGACCACCTCATATGCTGAAGACACGCTACATCCAAGGTTGTTGGAGCTATACCCACAAATGCCTTTCTTTCTGGGTTGTAATGAATAGATTTCCAACCCCTACACGAGATTACAAGGCCAGTTGCAATGTCTTCTACAGGAATACCATACACTAATCCCATCTGCAACATTCACaagtattaattaatatactaTAGAATGCTTTTAGATTTAAATCTAGAAAGCAAAAACATACACACGTACCTCCTTCCCCCATtgtgtcccctcctcataggtGCAAGTTGCAAGAGCCTTTGATGCTTCATTCACTTCATCAATTGTTCTGTCATTGTTTCTTTTAGGCTTCTTCTCCCAGTTTACCTTGTAATCTTTCAAGTGAGATCCTGAAAGACTTTCTCTTCGATGTAAGCATCCTGTTCCACAGAACAAGGCTGCTCCAAATCCGCATATGCCAGCTAACTCATACTTTAATTGTATCAGAAAATCAGACTCGATAGTTAGTTAGTTCATCTTTTTGTGTGACTACATGCACCATGTTAAGTTAATGTTCTAAGTATTTTATTACCTTAGCGCTTACAAGATAAGAATTTCCATAGTGGTCATTTTTGGTGATGTTATTGTAGCTTTGTGGAAATTGTACATATGCGATGTCTTGTCCTTTTGTCTCGTCGAGGAAAAAACATAGTATTTCTTGAATTGTGTCTGCATTATTGGAGTACATGTCACAGTCCAGGTTGAGAATGAATGGGGCGTTGCTTATTTCGGATGATACTCTTATCTGCACAACAAAACCTACGATCAACATTGAAGCAAATATAATAGAGAACTCTCTCTTTTTTGTATTCTCACATATAGTTAGTGATTTAATCACTCACCAGTGCATTAACAGCACCAGCTTTGAAGTGATGAGGATGGTTGGGTCGTTTCTCTCGTGCCACGTATACCACTGTTGGAAGTACAAATCCATCTTCATCCACACTATTTCTGTCTGTTCCATCCACTATAATCTAACATGACCATGAACAAATATTAACCAAAATGTTCTTCATGTTTTCtcagaaaaataataatgttcaTACCTGCACGATAGACTGGTGATCCTGCTTTGTCGTTTTTGGGTTCCATTCTGAGAATCCTCTGTGTTCATTCCTCACATTCTCCGGAAGCTCTCCCTTTGCTACGGCTGATTCAATCTCACTTTTCATTTCCTCGTACAATTTCTGACACACACGTACAGGTTTGGACTATTGTAAATTGGTctctttataattaatgtaagaCTTTCAACACAGCATAACAGTAAAAACAAC from Vigna unguiculata cultivar IT97K-499-35 chromosome 8, ASM411807v1, whole genome shotgun sequence encodes:
- the LOC114195242 gene encoding cellulose synthase-like protein E1, yielding MGSGEQHSLFETRKDRARHIRRLYAVSLFVAICFVWAFRLTHIPAKGEAAHWAWLGLFLAELWSGIYWVFYQALRWNMIFRTTFPNTLSQRYESRLPGVDIFVFTADAAVEPPLLVINTVLSLMAYDYPPQKLSVYLSDDGGSEITFYALLEASSFAKHWVPFCKIFKVEPRSPAAFFNNPASTKSEDHNYVKHLATIHKLYEEMKRRVEDATKLGVPSEARSKHNGFSQWDSYSSSRDHDTILQILLHKNDWHGSKDVDGCILPTLVYMAREKRPQYHTHYKAGAINSLLRISSTISRGKIILFLDCDMYSTNSQSVRDVLCFFMDERKGQRIGYVQLPQYFDNIGKNDLYGNALSETMQIHLHGEDGLGGPLCIGTCCFFRRDALCGKKFNDQEEKNCNDDSEKEVVEVNMQKLEEEAKALASCTYEKNTLWGKKIGQVYGCLVEDVITGFRIHSQGWKSVCYNPQKKCFLGVAPTNLLHTLVQQKRWAQGDLQILLSEFRPTWYGDGKINLSLLLGYEYTMCFSTISLPILYYSIIPSLYLLKGIPLFPKMSSSWLIPFAYVIVGETIYSLVESLSMGGSIRGWWNAVRMWLYLKTSAFFFAFVDGMLGFFGHSNSSFVVTSKTIEDGAAQRYEKEMMEFGTSSPYFTVLATLALLNLFCLLSTLNDLVLAKSAFSGEKMALQVLVCGVLVFINFPIYEAIFLRKDKGRMPASVSVKSIALAFTACVFFKLLK
- the LOC114193715 gene encoding cellulose synthase-like protein E6; translation: MREEGVREDESGVSLFETKEARFRGLYKVFAATIFGAICLIWVYRVVNMGRIERGRWCWMSVMVSEFGFGFYWIITQSVRWRILYHTPFKHILLNRYGEENLPAVDIFVCTADPKLEPPCMVMNTVLSAMAYNYPANKLNVYLSDDGGSELTFYALFKASIFSKHWLPFCRRFNVEPRSPEIFFAQPQNSSTSTEYHKACLHIKKLYEEMKSEIESAVAKGELPENVRNEHRGFSEWNPKTTKQDHQSIVQIIVDGTDRNSVDEDGFVLPTVVYVAREKRPNHPHHFKAGAVNALIRVSSEISNAPFILNLDCDMYSNNADTIQEILCFFLDETKGQDIAYVQFPQSYNNITKNDHYGNSYLVSAKYELAGICGFGAALFCGTGCLHRRESLSGSHLKDYKVNWEKKPKRNNDRTIDEVNEASKALATCTYEEGTQWGKEMGLVYGIPVEDIATGLVISCRGWKSIHYNPERKAFVGIAPTTLDVACLQHMRWSEGMFQVFFSKYCPFIYGHGKIHLGVQMGYCNYLLWAPMSLPTLCYAIVLPISLFHGIPLFPKLSSIWVIPFAYAFLATYGYSLCEYLSCGSTIKGWWNLQRIKFIHRVTSYLFGFIDTMRKQLGLSQTNFVITDKVVTEDVRNRYEQGIIEFGGSSIMLTILATVALLNLFGVVGGITRVVMAELRWSQLMVQITVSLLVVMMNLAVYEALFIRTDKGCISSSIMLKSIVVASLACYLGAFIC